Proteins from a single region of Balaenoptera acutorostrata chromosome 16, mBalAcu1.1, whole genome shotgun sequence:
- the TYSND1 gene encoding peroxisomal leader peptide-processing protease isoform X1: MGRQWGPVMRAAEQAGCVVSATRAGQPEAGSWSCSGVILSRRLGLVLCHGGIFTPFLRAGSGALTAAGAAFLPGDSCGDDLRLHVQWGPTAASPAGRAERGRPGLCTPQCAGLEPGPPARFRGRLLQPPRPAELLLLLSCPAFRGHFARLFGGETAKQWSFASAAPDDEVSEEEEEDQLRALGWFALLRVRPDPEKEAEAEERGPVLAVAPLGAVPKGEPLLACGSPFGAFCPDIFLNTLSCGVLSNSAGPLLLTDARCLPGTEGGGVFEARPAGALVALVAAPLCWKAREWVGLTLLCAAAPLLCAARAALCRLHPGAASLAAFLPHEMGAPWGLPLRDPGPPWAAAAVLVECGSVWGSGVAVAPRLVVTCRHVAPREAAKVLVRSTTPKSAVIWGHVVFATQETSPYDIAVVSLEEDLDGVPVPVPAERFHEGEAVSVVGFGVFGQACGPSVTSGILSAVVQVDDTPVMLQTTCAVHGGSSGGPLFSTCSGDLLGIVASNTRDNNTGATYPHLNFSIPITVLQPALQRYSQAGDLGGLRQLDRAPEPVRVVWRLQRPLAEAPRSKL, from the exons ATGGGGCGGCAGTGGGGGCCAGTCATGAGGGCGGCCGAGCAGGCGGGCTGCGTGGTGAGCGCCACCCGGGCCGGGCAGCCCGAGGCGGGCTCGTGGAGCTGCAGCGGGGTGATCCTGAGCCGCCGCCTGGGCCTGGTGCTGTGCCACGGGGGCATCTTCACCCCCTTCCTGAGGGCCGGCAGCGGGGCGCTGACCGCGGCCGGCGCCGCCTTCCTGCCCGGCGACAGTTGCGGCGACGACCTGCGCCTGCACGTGCAGTGGGGCCCAACGGCCGCGAGTCCGGCAGGCCGCGCGGAGCGGGGCCGCCCGGGGCTGTGCACGCCCCAGTGCGCCGGCCTGGAGCCCGGCCCGCCCGCCCGGTTCCGCGGGCGGCTGCTGCAGCCCCCGCGCCCCGccgagctgctgctgctgttgagcTGCCCGGCCTTCCGGGGCCACTTCGCGCGCCTCTTCGGCGGCGAGACGGCCAAGCAGTGGAGCTTCGCGAGCGCCGCACCGGACGACGAGGTgtcggaggaggaggaggaagaccagCTGAGAGCGCTGGGCTGGTTCGCTCTGCTGCGCGTGCGGCCGGACCCGGAGAAGGAGGCGGAGGCGGAGGAGCGCGGACCGGTATTGGCCGTGGCGCCTCTCGGGGCTGTGCCCAAGGGTGAGCCGCTGCTGGCCTGCGGCTCCCCGTTCGGGGCCTTTTGCCCCGACATCTTTCTCAACACGCTCAGCTGCGGCGTGCTCAGCAACTCGGCCGGCCCGCTGCTGCTCACCGACGCGCGCTGCCTGCCAGGCACCGAGGGCGGCGGCGTGTTCGAGGCGCGGCCCGCGGGGGCGCTGGTGGCGCTGGTGGCGGCGCCCCTCTGCTGGAAGGCCCGCGAGTGGGTGGGCCTCACGCTGCTCTGCGCCGCCGCCCCTCTCCTCTGCGCCGCCCGAGCGGCCCTCTGCCGCCTGCACCCCGGCGCCGCCTCCCTGGCCGCCTTCCTACCGCATGAGATGGGCGCCCCGTGGGGCCTGCCTCTCCGAGACCCCGGACCCCCCTGGGCAGCTGCGGCCGTGCTGGTGGAGTGCGGTTCCGTTTGGGGCTCCGGAGTGGCCGTGGCACCCCGCCTCGTGGTGACCTGCCGGCATGTGGCCCCTCGGGAGGCGGCCAAGGTCCTGGTGCGCTCCACCACCCCCAA GAGTGCCGTCATCTGGGGACATGTGGTATTTGCCACCCAGGAGACATCTCCCTATGATATAGCAGTGGTGAGCCTGGAGGAGGACCTAGATGGTGTCCCTGTACCTGTGCCCGCTGAGCGTTTCCATGAAG GCGAGGCTGTCAGTGTGGTGGGCTTCGGTGTCTTTGGCCAGGCCTGCGGGCCCTCGGTGACCTCAGGCATCCTGTCAGCTGTGGTGCAGGTGGATGACACACCAGTGATGCTTCAGACCACGTGTGCTGTGCATGGTGGCTCCAGTGGGGGACCTCTCTTCTCCACCTGCTCCGGGGACCTCCTGG GCATCGTCGCCAGCAACACCCGGGACAATAACACGGGGGCCACCTACCCCCACCTGAACTTCAGCATTCCCATCACGGTGCTCCAGCCGGCCCTGCAGCGGTACAGCCAGGCCGGCGACCTGGGCGGCCTCCGCCAGCTGGACCGCGCCCCCGAGCCGGTGAGGGTGGTGTGGCGGCTGCAGCGACCCCTGGCAGAGGCCCCGCGGAGCAAGCTCTGA
- the TYSND1 gene encoding peroxisomal leader peptide-processing protease isoform X3 yields the protein MGRQWGPVMRAAEQAGCVVSATRAGQPEAGSWSCSGVILSRRLGLVLCHGGIFTPFLRAGSGALTAAGAAFLPGDSCGDDLRLHVQWGPTAASPAGRAERGRPGLCTPQCAGLEPGPPARFRGRLLQPPRPAELLLLLSCPAFRGHFARLFGGETAKQWSFASAAPDDEVSEEEEEDQLRALGWFALLRVRPDPEKEAEAEERGPVLAVAPLGAVPKGEPLLACGSPFGAFCPDIFLNTLSCGVLSNSAGPLLLTDARCLPGTEGGGVFEARPAGALVALVAAPLCWKAREWVGLTLLCAAAPLLCAARAALCRLHPGAASLAAFLPHEMGAPWGLPLRDPGPPWAAAAVLVECGSVWGSGVAVAPRLVVTCRHVAPREAAKVLVRSTTPKSAVIWGHVVFATQETSPYDIAVVSLEEDLDGVPVPVPAERFHEGEAVSVVGFGVFGQACGPSVTSGILSAVVQVDDTPVMLQTTCAVHGGSSGGPLFSTCSGDLLEFLTTPL from the exons ATGGGGCGGCAGTGGGGGCCAGTCATGAGGGCGGCCGAGCAGGCGGGCTGCGTGGTGAGCGCCACCCGGGCCGGGCAGCCCGAGGCGGGCTCGTGGAGCTGCAGCGGGGTGATCCTGAGCCGCCGCCTGGGCCTGGTGCTGTGCCACGGGGGCATCTTCACCCCCTTCCTGAGGGCCGGCAGCGGGGCGCTGACCGCGGCCGGCGCCGCCTTCCTGCCCGGCGACAGTTGCGGCGACGACCTGCGCCTGCACGTGCAGTGGGGCCCAACGGCCGCGAGTCCGGCAGGCCGCGCGGAGCGGGGCCGCCCGGGGCTGTGCACGCCCCAGTGCGCCGGCCTGGAGCCCGGCCCGCCCGCCCGGTTCCGCGGGCGGCTGCTGCAGCCCCCGCGCCCCGccgagctgctgctgctgttgagcTGCCCGGCCTTCCGGGGCCACTTCGCGCGCCTCTTCGGCGGCGAGACGGCCAAGCAGTGGAGCTTCGCGAGCGCCGCACCGGACGACGAGGTgtcggaggaggaggaggaagaccagCTGAGAGCGCTGGGCTGGTTCGCTCTGCTGCGCGTGCGGCCGGACCCGGAGAAGGAGGCGGAGGCGGAGGAGCGCGGACCGGTATTGGCCGTGGCGCCTCTCGGGGCTGTGCCCAAGGGTGAGCCGCTGCTGGCCTGCGGCTCCCCGTTCGGGGCCTTTTGCCCCGACATCTTTCTCAACACGCTCAGCTGCGGCGTGCTCAGCAACTCGGCCGGCCCGCTGCTGCTCACCGACGCGCGCTGCCTGCCAGGCACCGAGGGCGGCGGCGTGTTCGAGGCGCGGCCCGCGGGGGCGCTGGTGGCGCTGGTGGCGGCGCCCCTCTGCTGGAAGGCCCGCGAGTGGGTGGGCCTCACGCTGCTCTGCGCCGCCGCCCCTCTCCTCTGCGCCGCCCGAGCGGCCCTCTGCCGCCTGCACCCCGGCGCCGCCTCCCTGGCCGCCTTCCTACCGCATGAGATGGGCGCCCCGTGGGGCCTGCCTCTCCGAGACCCCGGACCCCCCTGGGCAGCTGCGGCCGTGCTGGTGGAGTGCGGTTCCGTTTGGGGCTCCGGAGTGGCCGTGGCACCCCGCCTCGTGGTGACCTGCCGGCATGTGGCCCCTCGGGAGGCGGCCAAGGTCCTGGTGCGCTCCACCACCCCCAA GAGTGCCGTCATCTGGGGACATGTGGTATTTGCCACCCAGGAGACATCTCCCTATGATATAGCAGTGGTGAGCCTGGAGGAGGACCTAGATGGTGTCCCTGTACCTGTGCCCGCTGAGCGTTTCCATGAAG GCGAGGCTGTCAGTGTGGTGGGCTTCGGTGTCTTTGGCCAGGCCTGCGGGCCCTCGGTGACCTCAGGCATCCTGTCAGCTGTGGTGCAGGTGGATGACACACCAGTGATGCTTCAGACCACGTGTGCTGTGCATGGTGGCTCCAGTGGGGGACCTCTCTTCTCCACCTGCTCCGGGGACCTCCTGG aattcctAACCACACCCCTGTGA
- the TYSND1 gene encoding peroxisomal leader peptide-processing protease isoform X2 has translation MGRQWGPVMRAAEQAGCVVSATRAGQPEAGSWSCSGVILSRRLGLVLCHGGIFTPFLRAGSGALTAAGAAFLPGDSCGDDLRLHVQWGPTAASPAGRAERGRPGLCTPQCAGLEPGPPARFRGRLLQPPRPAELLLLLSCPAFRGHFARLFGGETAKQWSFASAAPDDEVSEEEEEDQLRALGWFALLRVRPDPEKEAEAEERGPVLAVAPLGAVPKGEPLLACGSPFGAFCPDIFLNTLSCGVLSNSAGPLLLTDARCLPGTEGGGVFEARPAGALVALVAAPLCWKAREWVGLTLLCAAAPLLCAARAALCRLHPGAASLAAFLPHEMGAPWGLPLRDPGPPWAAAAVLVECGSVWGSGVAVAPRLVVTCRHVAPREAAKVLVRSTTPKSAVIWGHVVFATQETSPYDIAVVSLEEDLDGVPVPVPAERFHEGIVASNTRDNNTGATYPHLNFSIPITVLQPALQRYSQAGDLGGLRQLDRAPEPVRVVWRLQRPLAEAPRSKL, from the exons ATGGGGCGGCAGTGGGGGCCAGTCATGAGGGCGGCCGAGCAGGCGGGCTGCGTGGTGAGCGCCACCCGGGCCGGGCAGCCCGAGGCGGGCTCGTGGAGCTGCAGCGGGGTGATCCTGAGCCGCCGCCTGGGCCTGGTGCTGTGCCACGGGGGCATCTTCACCCCCTTCCTGAGGGCCGGCAGCGGGGCGCTGACCGCGGCCGGCGCCGCCTTCCTGCCCGGCGACAGTTGCGGCGACGACCTGCGCCTGCACGTGCAGTGGGGCCCAACGGCCGCGAGTCCGGCAGGCCGCGCGGAGCGGGGCCGCCCGGGGCTGTGCACGCCCCAGTGCGCCGGCCTGGAGCCCGGCCCGCCCGCCCGGTTCCGCGGGCGGCTGCTGCAGCCCCCGCGCCCCGccgagctgctgctgctgttgagcTGCCCGGCCTTCCGGGGCCACTTCGCGCGCCTCTTCGGCGGCGAGACGGCCAAGCAGTGGAGCTTCGCGAGCGCCGCACCGGACGACGAGGTgtcggaggaggaggaggaagaccagCTGAGAGCGCTGGGCTGGTTCGCTCTGCTGCGCGTGCGGCCGGACCCGGAGAAGGAGGCGGAGGCGGAGGAGCGCGGACCGGTATTGGCCGTGGCGCCTCTCGGGGCTGTGCCCAAGGGTGAGCCGCTGCTGGCCTGCGGCTCCCCGTTCGGGGCCTTTTGCCCCGACATCTTTCTCAACACGCTCAGCTGCGGCGTGCTCAGCAACTCGGCCGGCCCGCTGCTGCTCACCGACGCGCGCTGCCTGCCAGGCACCGAGGGCGGCGGCGTGTTCGAGGCGCGGCCCGCGGGGGCGCTGGTGGCGCTGGTGGCGGCGCCCCTCTGCTGGAAGGCCCGCGAGTGGGTGGGCCTCACGCTGCTCTGCGCCGCCGCCCCTCTCCTCTGCGCCGCCCGAGCGGCCCTCTGCCGCCTGCACCCCGGCGCCGCCTCCCTGGCCGCCTTCCTACCGCATGAGATGGGCGCCCCGTGGGGCCTGCCTCTCCGAGACCCCGGACCCCCCTGGGCAGCTGCGGCCGTGCTGGTGGAGTGCGGTTCCGTTTGGGGCTCCGGAGTGGCCGTGGCACCCCGCCTCGTGGTGACCTGCCGGCATGTGGCCCCTCGGGAGGCGGCCAAGGTCCTGGTGCGCTCCACCACCCCCAA GAGTGCCGTCATCTGGGGACATGTGGTATTTGCCACCCAGGAGACATCTCCCTATGATATAGCAGTGGTGAGCCTGGAGGAGGACCTAGATGGTGTCCCTGTACCTGTGCCCGCTGAGCGTTTCCATGAAG GCATCGTCGCCAGCAACACCCGGGACAATAACACGGGGGCCACCTACCCCCACCTGAACTTCAGCATTCCCATCACGGTGCTCCAGCCGGCCCTGCAGCGGTACAGCCAGGCCGGCGACCTGGGCGGCCTCCGCCAGCTGGACCGCGCCCCCGAGCCGGTGAGGGTGGTGTGGCGGCTGCAGCGACCCCTGGCAGAGGCCCCGCGGAGCAAGCTCTGA